The DNA window AGCACAAGAACTCGAAGCTCCGCGAGATTTTCCATCCAAGAGGGAAAATAATCTTGGATTTTATTGTTCCCGATGTTAAGAACCTGAAGCTGTCGGCACTTGGCCAAGGACTGAGGGACTGTTCCTTCCAAATCGTTGCTATTCAAGTCAAGAGATAACAAAGCACTTCCGTTTCCTATGCACTGTGGAACTTTTCCTTCCAATCTGTTATTCGATAGATGGAGAATCTGAAGGAAACTCATATCGCAAATGGATGATGGAATCTCTCCTGTTAAACTGCAAATTACTTAGAAACTAATGGGTAGAAAAtcgaaaaattaaatgaaaaacAACCTTTGAATGGGCGTCCGAATGTAACTTCTTGTGATAAAAGGAACTTCACCTGTTAATTTATTTGAGTCCAAGAGTAGATAATCCATCCTTCTCAAATTGGCCGTCGTACGTAGACTCGAACAATTTTTGAAACACTCCAACAATGGCCCATGTAAATCGTTTTCTCTCGCTACAAAATATTTGACTGATAATCCACAGCATAATCCTCGTGGGAGATTCCCCGAAAAGTGGTTCATAGAAAAATCAGCAACGGTCAATCCAggaatatttttcccaaaaatctCAGGCAACTGCCCAGTCAATTGGTTATTATTCACTTCAAAATATTGGAGTGAAGTTAAATTCCCAATTGTAGGTGGAAGAGTTCCATTGAGATTGTTCGCATAAAAGCTTAGCCCTTTGAGTTCTGTGAGATTTGTGATTGTTGATGGTATTGCACTCGAGAATAGATTATTTGAAAGAATTACATAATGCAAATTTCGGAGGTTTCCAATCTCCAGCGGGATGGAGCCTGAAAATTTGTTATTTCCAAGATCCAAGAATGTTAGTTGGGTCCAATTGCTTAAAAAATGAGAGATATCACCAGAAAGATTATTATCATCTAGATCCAAGAATGTTAGTTGGGTCAGGTTTGACATGGATAGAGGCAAAGGTCCTGTAAGTGAATTGAAGGCTAAGGCCAAAAAGGTAAGGTTGCTGCATTGGCCGAGCTCAGGAGGAATTGTTGAATCGAGGTGATTAAGTTCGAGTAATAGTTGTTTAAGGTTCAAGAGTTGGCCTACAGAAGACGGAATATTTCCTTCAAATGAGTTTTCGTTCAGACCAAGATATTCGAGCTGTAACAAGTTTTTGAATACTGATTCGGGAATGGGGCCTGTGAGATTGTTAAATGACAAATCAAGAAGAGTAATACTCTTGCACCTGATTATAAAACTTGGAAACTGCAAagtgagtttattgtcatgaaGGCTGAGGTGTGTCAGAAAAGAGAGGCTCGGGATTCTAGACCAATCAGTCGTCTCCAAGTGCGCGACCACGTCGTACGGGACATATGGCCAGACCTCCACTTTAATTTCTTGCCCGTGCGATGAGCTACACGGGCGAGGACTTTTTGGGGATCGACGTAGCCGATGACGGTGAGCTTGCTCTGCTTCGGCGAAACCTCTATGGATGTCACTCCTTTCATCCCCTCCACAGATCTTCGAACCTTCCTCTCGCATCCTTCGCAATCCATTTTTATCTTTATTTCGACGGTCTGTTGAAACGAGAGAAATCGATGTTTGACAAATATGttcaaattattaaataaatgattaAGCTGCAAAAATATGCGCCTcagtaaataataattatacattATTCCTATAAtcctattgcatatgtatttatTGAATGGGAGATAAATTTTGTCGATGATCAATTATGATGTAACCTCATTTGTCAAGAACGATGATTGTCacaatttattaaaaattatgaaaaaaaatatgaaaagatAAAGACTACCTCACTCATCATCAACACATGCAGAATTTATATAGACACATAAACCCCTATCATTTTTGACACGTGTATTCTGAATTGTTATTTAAGTCTCATGGTattcaattttataaaaatattcaaaaaattaatattcaaatatatatatatacaatatatatatatatatatatatatatatatatatatatatatattaaattaataaaactacATATCTTCTCATCTTATCAGATTTCATACAAGAACATAATAGTAAAAGATGCAGTTTAGATGAgtaattttgtccaagagttgggcgtcattcttaatggagttgatccagtcctgatgtactgcgacaacactggtgtcGTTGCGCAAgaaaaggaaccaaggtctcatcaaaaatccaaacatatactgaagaagttccacatcatccgggagattgtggTAAGATGagatatatcagttgaaagagtacactctgcagataatgttgttggtCCACTTACATAGCGCTTGCCAGGTCCATTGTTTGAGTAGCATcacgaagcaatgggattaaagtttatgggtagttggctctagggcaagtgggagattgttagagtagatgtcctgtaagccaactgttggctagggaatttatttactcaagtgaaataaacaatctttattttaatataatttaacttttcatggtttcgttatactttatctgtatactcatgcaagtAGCAGAGATAAaatccttgattatgctttaatacaaatgaatcgtaattcgatgttgaaactcatttgtaaatactgcatattctaaattcgttcctagtcgattcatccgcctaaaacatggataaatgtcgcttgagctcgagactagcatctgtgatgttgtgtactgcgtttcttcgtaagggcatagagatgtccaaacacgCAGATGGGTAgggctttgactcgtttaccggctccaggagagtcatcaggtggcgaggttgggtacagttgcgacacatataggagccagtgcattgtagtcggggattcaccgctcacctacgggtgtggatatcctatgtgatctgatgtaataatagtgcatggaatctctggccagagtataagatgtacattggagaaggagttctccaatagtacaagcgatgccactattatatgtaacacatagttatcgaattaatatgcaaccctcgatgaaccaatggttgcagattcgatcgggatatttgagatgaagggaccgtactgtacgttaatcataatcgactggttcttgcaggcactatcagtgatacctagggaatcatggggcgatgctactagacgctcttaccatgatccgatgagtgcaatcagaaatgagttctgacattcttgatcaaggtgttgatgaaaagaatgaggctaactagggtaagcccgaataaaggattatgtcctgaatcacaaagagttgtgaactgataggactcgtttttacgtgtttttagtgttgtttttgagtcgcattcatgcatcacattagtttgttttagtttaatttagcatttttctatcattatttagcatatggctgatctcgtgtattttgtggttgttttgtaggaattggaccgaaaagtgggattttatttggcaAAGCAGCGAAgagatctcgctagggcggtcaaaagtgaccgccccagcgagcattttaattTGGTCGAGCAGTTGTTGCGcgagtgtctcgctagggcggtcaaaagtgaccgccccagcgagaatgTTGGTCTAGCCGAGGAGTTTCTGCgtgaacctctcgctagggcggtccaaagtgaccgccccagcgagaccatgGACATAGCCGATGATTTtaattcgagaaccactcgccccagcggtcaaaagtaATCGTCCTAGCGAGCTGCGAGATTTGAAAAGAtatgtttcctttttttttggactctattctacaccatagacctaatacacgagagagGCGGCGTTTTGGGCGatttttcatcactttcatcagattttcttggagaaaaggcgaggagcaaaggagatttcgaagacctcgagatttccacgcgtggtggccgtcatccgtcgtcatctttagtattttcattattcagtttttatttctcagattgttgttggtttttattatgaattttagttgctaaactctagatttgttgggatttgaggggatcctaccccgtactcgttgttcaACATTATTGCTCGACGTTTctatgagtgatttgtttatgcttttgtgctttcttatttcaattgaagtctagctaacttcctttgattatttcatgttgttgatgatttcgatagaataattgacaataggatcgaatagtatagaccacggatttacaattttagtagatatacggaattggatacgtgtcgatagtgataattcacccggatgaaagctagtggattccatagaacgtaatgcaatcatgaactgttaaataattgaggatacttgattactgcatgtttatgattagtattaatatagctcgacagagtatattaattagtctatggaattccgtcgaatgcacgagtaaaagtcgagtataattatttgaacacgagcggtaggtgaactgattattcccaacaaattcgtttctcatttgattttaatccaatttaatcattgatttcttgattgctttttcttgcactttaattattttagttattaaattcactttagtttaatcaccaactcaatctatcgttgctaaagaaatttacttggaaataaagatattgtaacgcagtccttgtggaacgatactcgtattcacttacgtttattataacttgactatcgtgcacttgcgatatttaaatcgagcttttaaTTATacaacaaattttgggactattcactgtgcaagttttgctcgatcaagtttttggcgccgttgccggggactgttgattcacaattttttatttttcatttaaattctttagtattatttatttcattattatttgatactctcattgtgttgcagatttttcttgtggtgcatgccaagatcacttgacgtggagcttgaatttgacctgaaatcgaaagaactttccgcaggcgaagacagcaacaaagactcaaagaacagatggaaagacgcgagcaagaacgtggagaggaacagcgtgacaatagacaagttgagataccacgtcgcattccaatgttggattatgcacaaccgtctcttgatggagcacgtccaagcatcgtgagacctgtcatccgagctaaccagtttgagatcaagccagctatcattcagatgattcaaaacactgttcaatttgggggaagtgcacttgacgaccctaattctcatatagctgattttcttgaaatttgcgatacttttaagtttaatgctgtgtctgatgatgctgttcgtttgcgtttatttccattttcactaagagataaagctaaggcgtggttaaactgtttgcctgtagggtctatcactacatgggaggatatggcgaaggcattcctgatcaagtactttcctccgtcgaagactatgaagctgagagccgacattactacttttgctcaatatgagctagagtcactttacgaggcatgggagcgctataaggacttgttgaggagatgtccccACCACGAGctacctcttgggttagttgttcaaactttctactacggtctgcttacttctaaccgtactatgatagatgctgctgcctgtggtaacttactgagaaagacggctgaggaaggatatgagttattagaggagatggctgctagtagctatcagcctcagtctgataggcagagacgaggtgctggagttaatcaagttactgatttgtctgcagtgtcagcacagtta is part of the Primulina eburnea isolate SZY01 chromosome 1, ASM2296580v1, whole genome shotgun sequence genome and encodes:
- the LOC140827261 gene encoding LOW QUALITY PROTEIN: uncharacterized protein (The sequence of the model RefSeq protein was modified relative to this genomic sequence to represent the inferred CDS: deleted 2 bases in 1 codon), giving the protein MGALDHLSDMFDCTGGHSRQNKKHKQLQTVEIKIKMDCEGCERKVRRSVEGMKGVTSIEVSPKQSKLTVIGYVDPQKVLARVAHRTGKKKVEVWPYVPYDVVAHLETTDWSRIPSLSFLTHLSLHDNKLTLQFPSFIIRCKSITLLDLSFNNLTGPIPESVFKNLLQLEYLGLNENSFEGNIPSSVGQLLNLKQLLLELNHLDSTIPPELGQCSNLTFLALAFNSLTGPLPLSMSNLTQLTFLDLDDNNLSGDISHFLSNWTQLTFLDLGNNKFSGSIPLEIGNLRNLHYVILSNNLFSSAIPSTITNLTELKGLSFYANNLNGTLPPTIGNLTSLQYFEVNNNQLTGQLPEIFGKNIPGLTVADFSMNHFSGNLPRGLCCGLSVKYFVARENDLHGPLLECFKNCSSLRTTANLRRMDYLLLDSNKLTGEIPSSICDMSFLQILHLSNNRLEGKVPQCIGNGSALLSLDLNSNDLEGTVPQSLAKCRQLQVLNIGNNKIQDYFPSWMENLAELRVLVLRSNRFHGTMPALKSNISYPMLQIFDVSDNQFTGALPDQYFKNFKAMIDVKENKTETKNSTLRYPYMESVTLTVKGRELQYQRILETLTTIDLSSNMFHGNISDTIGMLRSLRYLNLSHNFLTGHIPECVAYISVLESLDLSSNQLEGEIPQQLTRLTFLELLNLSYNHLVGPIPQSGGQFLTFDSSTYIGNSGLCGLTLTKKCTDDEEMLPQQGDDDGSILDGFTWQVILVGYGFGVVFGIISSRFVF